The following DNA comes from Verrucomicrobiia bacterium.
TTTTGCATGACGGACGGGCGCGGAATTTGGCGGAGGCGATTTTGTGGCATGGAGGTGAGGCAGAGCACGCAAGGGAGCGTTTCCGTGTCCTGCCGAAGGAGGAGAGAGAGGCGTTGCTGCGCTTTCTAGGGTCGTTATGATGATTTCAACTATGAGAAGCTGGATTGCAGGCGTCGTAAGCGCGGGTGTTCTCGGAACCTGTTTGTGGATGGTGGTGTCGCCGGTTCCAGGCAGTGGCATGGCACAGGCTGCGCAAACGAAGGAGTTTTCCCGTCCGGCGATGTTGGAGGATATCGCCACCAAGGTTTTGGTTCCGGGTATCCGGGAGTTTCATGACAAGTGCCAGGGGTTGGAGAAATTTTCGGCCAAACTTGCGATGGAACCATCGCCTGAAAATGTCAGGCTGGTGCAACAGGCGTGGGTGGATGCCTGTCTGGCGTGGAAGCGAATGCAATGGATCCAATTCGGGCCGGTGAAGGACCGGGCATATTGGTCTGCGCTTTGTTTCAAACCGGTTTACCCCGTCAGCATCGAAAAAGTAATCCGGGGTACGGAGCCTATCACGCAGGACTCTCTGGCGGAGCAAGGTGCGGCGGCAAAGGGGTTGTACACGTTGGAGTATCTTTTGTTCGACTTGCCGCAAGGCCAGACGGCATGGGTGGGGGAGGATGGGAAACCTGCCAGAACTGGCACACCGCGGCTGGCGGCGAAGTGGTTGTTGGAAGGCGACCAAGCAGAGCGCAGGAGAATCTATGTCCGTGAAGCCGCGCGTGAAATGATGGAGATGCTGAAGCCGGTGCGGGCCACAGTTGATGACCCGGCTTTTATTGCCAATTATGTCAAAGGCGGTCAAACGAGCGTTGATCTGGCGGTGAACGGCTTGTTGGATGAACTGGAAAGCGGGGTGGTGAACTTGATCCGTCTGTATGTGGACCAGTTCGCGAACCGCAGTTTGCGCTACGACCAGATCGAGGGCTATCCCAGCGGGCTTTCGGTGCGGGTGATGGAGGAGGAATTGGCGGGATTGGAGAAACTTTATCGCGGTGGTGGCGGTCTCGGATTGGATGATTACGTGAAGCATGTGAACCCCGGTCTGGCTGAGCGCATGGAGCAGCGGTTGAAAGCGGGCAAGGAGGCGTTGAAGGCATTTCGGGAGCTGCCGGTGGACCAGGCTCTGGTGAAGCGGTATGCCGCCATGGAAAAAGCTCATGACGAATTGCGCGAACTGGAGATACAGATCAAACTCGATGTGATCAGCAGCTTGGGCATCACGCTTTTATTCAGTTCCACCGATGGCGACTGAAGCGACCATAGGCGCGTCTTCGCTCGAAGAATGCAGTCCGGCACTGGTGCGTTCGGGCTGGCTTGACGTCTGCCTGAAGCGGGTCAATGAGCCGGTTGATGGGGCATCCCTGGCAGTTTTTCGCATCCTGTTCGGTTGCGTGATGGCCTTCGCCATGGTTCGGCTGCTGGTAAAAGGATGGGTACGGGAATTGTATCTGGCTCCAGCGTTTCACTTCACTTGGGAATGGTTTCCGTGGGTCAAGGTGCTGCCTGGATGGGGTATGTACGGTTTGGTGGCAGGACTTGCATTGGCTGCGCTAGGTGTGGCTGCGGGTTGGCGTCACCGGTTTTGTGCGGCGTTGTTTTTCAGCGGGTTCACCTACCTGGAATTGATCGATCAGACGACGTATCTGAACCACTACTATCTCGTCAGCCTGCTCAGCGGCTTGCTGATCTTTCTGCCGGCGGATGCGAAGTGGGCGTGTGCTCCCCGCAGGGAGCCCGGTGGCATGGTGCCGGTGTGGGCTGTATGGCTGCTGCGTTTTCAGGTGGGTGCGGTTTTTTTCTTTGCAGGGCTGGCCAAATTGAATGGGGACTGGCTTTTAGAGGCGCAGCCGATGCGGATATGGCTGGCAGCACGGAGCGATCTGCCCTGGATCGGGCCGTTTCTGGCCAAGGTGTGGGTGGCGTATGCCGCGAGTTGGGCGGGTGCCTTGTATGATCTCTTCATCCCTTTCCTTTTGTTGAGGTCGCGAACGCGGCCTTTTGCCTGTGTGGCGGTGATCGTTTTCCACGGCATGACGGCAGTATTGTTCAACATCGGCATGTTTCCGTGGATCATGATGGTGGCCGCGTTGATATTTTTTCCGCCGGAGGGATTTGGACGGTTTCTGGCGAAAGGCAAACATCCA
Coding sequences within:
- a CDS encoding imelysin family protein, with protein sequence MRSWIAGVVSAGVLGTCLWMVVSPVPGSGMAQAAQTKEFSRPAMLEDIATKVLVPGIREFHDKCQGLEKFSAKLAMEPSPENVRLVQQAWVDACLAWKRMQWIQFGPVKDRAYWSALCFKPVYPVSIEKVIRGTEPITQDSLAEQGAAAKGLYTLEYLLFDLPQGQTAWVGEDGKPARTGTPRLAAKWLLEGDQAERRRIYVREAAREMMEMLKPVRATVDDPAFIANYVKGGQTSVDLAVNGLLDELESGVVNLIRLYVDQFANRSLRYDQIEGYPSGLSVRVMEEELAGLEKLYRGGGGLGLDDYVKHVNPGLAERMEQRLKAGKEALKAFRELPVDQALVKRYAAMEKAHDELRELEIQIKLDVISSLGITLLFSSTDGD
- a CDS encoding HTTM domain-containing protein, giving the protein MATEATIGASSLEECSPALVRSGWLDVCLKRVNEPVDGASLAVFRILFGCVMAFAMVRLLVKGWVRELYLAPAFHFTWEWFPWVKVLPGWGMYGLVAGLALAALGVAAGWRHRFCAALFFSGFTYLELIDQTTYLNHYYLVSLLSGLLIFLPADAKWACAPRREPGGMVPVWAVWLLRFQVGAVFFFAGLAKLNGDWLLEAQPMRIWLAARSDLPWIGPFLAKVWVAYAASWAGALYDLFIPFLLLRSRTRPFACVAVIVFHGMTAVLFNIGMFPWIMMVAALIFFPPEGFGRFLAKGKHPESTGGKRTSTNIRGGQLQRAGLMMLGCYVLIQIALPLRPFLYPQQGAWDGRGFNFSWRVMLVEKTGYVEFFAVSPESRSKERLRVDHLITPRQKVMMAQDPDMIRQMACRLAKDLSASERERVEIHVSSYATINGHPSQRLIRAGIDLTGPLPADWIVPFKAK